A genomic segment from Salvia splendens isolate huo1 chromosome 13, SspV2, whole genome shotgun sequence encodes:
- the LOC121761586 gene encoding FT-interacting protein 7-like produces MKLVVEVIDAHDLMPKDGLGSASPFVEVDFQNQLSRTKTIPKNLNPIWNQKLLFDFDKTQSHHCSIEVSAYHERRPVPGRSFLGRVRIPCSNLVTKDDQVYQSFQLESKSLLSFVKGEIGLKIYTLSQSNIHISSPKITLPTPPPHTLPSTTNSTTQYPIVDDSIKLIEVKGNTRTHTNPAETACPSKIPIQEADSVIEERSETTHQIHKHQSVQQPIPTLLTRADGVHLPTMQNQTGPKLRRRAEHEATRPLHRDNNFNNTTTNNNSSSNNNNNINVNNNNNNNINVNNNNNSSSNDHDFEVKEASLHLHLGEQWPNNSGRVWMSGERMAATLDLVEQMHYLYVRVVKARDLAATSDPYVEVKLGNYKGRTRHLERRPNPEWNQVFAFSKERIQSSILQVLVKDKDMIGRDDCLGGVVFDLNEIPTRVPPDSPLAPQWYRMEDRHGEGKVRGEVMVAVWMGTQADEAFTEAWHADAASVYGEGVFNIRSKVYVSPKLWYLRVNVIEAQDLVPNDRSRLPEVLVKVQIGNQVLRTGICPSRTANPIWNEDLVFVVAEPFEEHLVLTVEDQIHQSKDDVLGGITVPLDSIEKRLDHRPVRSRWFNLEKQKEVRFSSRIHLRVCLEGGYHVLDESTMYISDQRPTAKQLWKPPIGVVEVGIVRAEGLLPMKMKEGRGSTDAYCVAKYGQKWVRTRTILDSFSPKWNEQYTWEVYDPCTVITLGVFDNFNLGSSSGGGGGGGGRDARMGKVRIRLSTLEAQRVYTHAYPLLMLHPSGVKKMGEISLAVRFTPLSLANTIYIYGQLLLPKMHYLHPFTVNQVESLRYQAMNIVVARLARAEPPLRKEVVEYMLDVDSHMWSMRRSKANFSRIMAILSGLTSMKRWFEEVCDWKNPGTSILVHVLFLILIWYPELMLPTLFLYAFVIGVWNYRLRERHPAHMDARLSWAEAVQPDELDEEFDTFPTSRQGEVVRMRYDRLRSVAGRIQTVVGDVATQGERLQLVLRWRDPRATSLFLVFCLCAAVVLYVTPVRVVVLAGGLYVMRHPRFRSKLPSVPSNFFRRLTARTDSML; encoded by the coding sequence ATGAAGTTGGTGGTGGAAGTTATAGATGCTCATGATCTCATGCCCAAAGACGGCCTCGGATCAGCCAGTCCATTCGTCGAAGTAGATTTCCAAAACCAGCTCAGTCGAACCAAAACCATCCCCAAAAACCTCAACCCCATTTGGAACCAGAAACTCTTGTTCGATTTCGACAAGACACAGAGCCACCATTGTAGCATAGAGGTCTCTGCCTACCACGAGAGACGCCCTGTCCCGGGCAGGAGCTTTCTTGGGAGGGTTAGGATTCCTTGCTCAAATCTTGTCACCAAAGACGACCAAGTTTATCAGTCTTTCCAGCTTGAGAGCAAGTCTCTCCTTTCGTTCGTCAAAGGTGAGATTGGCCTCAAAATCTACACTTTATCACAATCAAACATCCATATTTCTTCTCCTAAAATCACCCTTCCAACACCTCCTCCTCATACTCTTCCTTCTACCACTAATAGTACAACTCAATATCCCATTGTTGATGATTCTATCAAGTTGATTGAAGTGAAAGGAAACACTAGAACTCATACAAATCCAGCGGAAACAGCCTGTCCTAGCAAAATTCCAATCCAAGAAGCTGATAGTGTGATTGAAGAGAGATCAGAAACCACTCACCAAATCCACAAGCATCAATCTGTGCAGCAACCAATCCCTACATTGCTCACTAGAGCCGACGGTGTCCATCTCCCAACAATGCAGAACCAAACCGGACCTAAGCTGCGTAGAAGAGCAGAGCACGAGGCCACCAGACCACTTCACCGAGACAACAACTTTAACAACACCACCACCAACAacaacagcagcagcaacaacaacaacaacatcaatgtcaacaacaacaacaacaacaacatcaatgtcaacaacaacaacaacagcaGCAGCAATGACCACGACTTTGAGGTGAAAGAAGCgagcctccacctccacctcggCGAGCAGTGGCCTAACAACTCGGGGAGAGTGTggatgagtggcgaaagaatgGCAGCCACACTAGACCTCGTGGAGCAGATGCATTACCTCTACGTCCGAGTCGTGAAGGCCAGGGACCTCGCCGCCACCTCCGACCCTTACGTGGAGGTGAAGCTCGGCAACTACAAGGGCAGGACGCGCCACCTCGAGAGGAGGCCGAACCCTGAGTGGAACCAGGTATTCGCCTTCTCGAAAGAGCGAATCCAATCGTCAATTCTCCAAGTGCTGGTGAAAGACAAGGACATGATCGGGAGGGATGACTGCCTCGGCGGAGTCGTGTTTGATCTGAATGAGATTCCGACGAGAGTCCCTCCGGATAGCCCCCTGGCGCCGCAGTGGTACAGAATGGAGGACCGGCACGGCGAGGGGAAGGTGAGAGGCGAAGTGATGGTGGCGGTGTGGATGGGAACTCAGGCGGATGAGGCGTTTACAGAGGCGTGGCATGCAGACGCCGCCTCTGTTTACGGAGAGGGCGTGTTCAACATAAGGTCGAAGGTGTACGTTTCGCCTAAGCTGTGGTACCTTAGGGTGAACGTCATCGAGGCTCAGGATCTGGTTCCGAACGACCGGAGCCGCCTCCCGGAGGTGCTGGTGAAGGTGCAGATCGGGAATCAGGTGCTGAGAACGGGGATCTGCCCGAGCAGGACGGCGAATCCGATCTGGAACGAGGATTTAGTGTTCGTCGTTGCGGAGCCGTTTGAAGAGCATCTCGTGCTGACCGTTGAGGATCAGATTCATCAATCGAAGGACGATGTTCTCGGAGGGATAACCGTTCCTCTGGATTCGATCGAGAAGCGGCTGGATCACCGTCCTGTGCGATCGCGTTGGTTCAATCTGGAGAAGCAGAAAGAGGTTAGATTTTCCAGCAGAATACATCTGAGAGTGTGTTTGGAAGGAGGCTACCACGTGCTCGACGAATCCACGATGTATATAAGCGATCAACGCCCCACGGCGAAGCAGCTGTGGAAGCCTCCGATTGGAGTGGTGGAGGTGGGGATTGTGAGGGCGGAGGGGCTTCTGCCGATGAAGATGAAGGAAGGAAGAGGAAGCACCGACGCTTACTGTGTTGCGAAATACGGCCAGAAATGGGTGAGAACGAGGACAATTCTCGACAGCTTTAGCCCTAAGTGGAATGAGCAATACACTTGGGAAGTCTATGATCCTTGCACCGTAATCACTCTCGGCGTATTCGACAACTTCAATTTaggcagcagcagcggcggcggaggcggaggaggaggtaGAGATGCGCGGATGGGGAAGGTGAGGATACGCCTGTCAACGCTGGAAGCGCAGCGCGTGTACACGCACGCGTATCCGCTGCTGATGCTTCACCCCTCGGGGGTGAAGAAGATGGGGGAGATCTCACTCGCGGTGAGATTCACACCTCTCTCACTCGCCAACACAATCTACATCTACGGCCAACTGCTTCTCCCTAAAATGCACTACCTCCACCCTTTCACCGTGAATCAGGTGGAGAGTTTACGGTACCAGGCGATGAACATCGTGGTGGCGCGGCTGGCCCGCGCCGAGCCGCCGCTACGGAAGGAGGTGGTGGAGTACATGCTGGATGTAGACTCGCACATGTGGAGCATGCGGCGGAGCAAGGCGAATTTCTCCCGGATCATGGCGATTTTATCAGGATTGACGTCGATGAAGCGATGGTTCGAGGAGGTTTGCGATTGGAAGAATCCGGGGACGTCGATTCTGGTGCACGTTCTGTTTCTGATACTGATTTGGTACCCGGAGTTGATGCTGCCGACGCTCTTTCTATACGCGTTCGTGATCGGGGTGTGGAACTACAGGCTGCGGGAGAGGCACCCAGCGCACATGGACGCGAGGCTGTCGTGGGCGGAGGCGGTGCAGCCGGACGAGCTGGACGAGGAGTTCGACACGTTCCCGACGTCGAGGCAGGGGGAGGTGGTGCGGATGAGGTACGACAGGCTGAGGAGTGTGGCGGGGAGGATACAGACGGTGGTGGGGGATGTGGCGACGCAGGGGGAGAGGCTGCAATTGGTGCTGAGGTGGAGGGATCCGAGGGCGACGAGCTTGTTTCTGGTGTTCTGCCTGTGTGCGGCGGTGGTGTTGTATGTGACGCCGGTGAGGGTGGTGGTGCTGGCGGGGGGATTGTATGTGATGAGGCATCCAAGGTTTAGGAGCAAGCTGCCTTCTGTTCCTAGTAACTTTTTTAGGAGGTTGACTGCCAGGACTGACTCTATGCTTTGA
- the LOC121761510 gene encoding chaperone protein dnaJ GFA2, mitochondrial-like isoform X1, whose product MARFQGHRLAHRSLSCFLLRYSHSHLCDSILNGACRSFSTSRSYQSSVPSNSKLGNAGSENYWLKLRFFNNNLGAARSIHSTAQLSRDYYDLLGVSKSATAPEIKKAYYGLAKKLHPDTNKDDPEAEKKFQEVQKAYEVLKDEVKRQQYDQLGHEAFEHAGNGEGPGFDPFGDSFHDIFKNSDIFNIFNSDMGGEDVKATIELSFMEAVQGCTKTMSIMTDLGCNTCGGTGVPPGTKPQTCKRCRGSGMVVSQAGHVTLQSTCPNCGGTGKIVSSLCKSCKGRRVVRGTKTVKLNVMAGVGHDETIKMPRNGGVDPDGNQHGDLYVKIKVREDPVFRREGADIHVDATLSITQAILGGMIRVPTLTGEVVVKVRPGTQPGQKVVLKKKGIKVRNSFSLGDEYVHFKVSIPTNLTERQRQLVEELAKEERGKDDKEDEDDKEEAAVASA is encoded by the exons ATGGCGCGATTCCAAGGCCACCGTCTCGCCCACCGCTCTCTCTCTTGCTTTCTTCTCCGCTACTCGCATTCACAT TTGTGTGATTCGATCTTGAATGGCGCGTGCAGGAGTTTCAGCACCTCGCGGTCCTATCAATCCAGTGTTCCTTCGAATTCCAAATTAGGAAATG CGGGCAGCGAGAATTATTGGCTGAAGCTGCGATTTTTCAATAATAATTTGGGTGCAGCGAGATCAATTCACAGCACTG CTCAATTGTCTAGAGATTATTATGATTTACTTGGAGTTAGTAAAAGTGCAACTGCTCCAGAAATCAAGAAAGCTTATTATGGG CTTGCAAAGAAGTTACATCCAGATACAAATAAGGATGATCCAGAAGCTGAAAAGAAGTTCCAAGAAGTTCAGAAAGCATATGAG GTCTTGAAAGATGAAGTAAAGCGGCAGCAATATGATCAG CTTGGGCATGAGGCTTTTGAACATGCTGGTAATGGTGAAGGTCCTGGGTTTGATCCATTTGGAGATTCTTTCCATGATATATTCAAAAACTCTGAT ATTTTCAACATCTTCAATAGTGACATGGGTGGCGAGGACGTGAAG GCTACGATTGAACTTTCCTTTATGGAAGCCGTCCAGGGTTGCACCAAAACAATGTCAATCATGACGGATTTGGGTTGCAATACTTGTG GTGGAACTGGTGTTCCTCCAGGGACCAAGCCACAAACTTGTAAACGCTGTAGAGGTTCTGGCATG GTTGTATCCCAAGCTGGGCATGTAACACTACAATCTACTTGTCCAAACTGTGGAGGAACTGGAAAAATTGTATCG AGCTTATGCAAGTCTTGCAAGGGTAGGCGGGTAGTCAGAGGCACAAAAACTGTGAAGTTGAATGTCATGGCAG GGGTGGGCCATGATGAGACTATTAAGATGCCGAGAAATGGGGGAGTGGATCCTGATGGAAATCAGCATGGCGATCTTTATGTTAAGATCAAG GTCAGAGAAGACCCAGTATTTCGTAGAGAAGGTGCCGATATCCATGTTGATGCAACATTGAGCATCACTCAG GCAATTTTGGGAGGAATGATTCGGGTTCCAACTCTGACTGGAGAAGTTGTCGTAAAG GTACGCCCTGGCACTCAACCTGGACAGAAGGTTGTTTTGAAGAAAAAAG GGATCAAAGTAAGAAACTCGTTTTCCCTTGGAGATGAATACGTCCACTTTAAAGTTAGCATTCCAAC AAACTTGACCGAAAGGCAACGCCAATTGGTGGAGGAGCTTGCTAAGGAAGAGCGAGGGAAAGATGATAAAGAAGACGAAGATGATAAAGAAGAGGCAGCAGTTGCAAGTGCTTGA
- the LOC121761510 gene encoding chaperone protein dnaJ GFA2, mitochondrial-like isoform X2, whose protein sequence is MSFSTSRSYQSSVPSNSKLGNAGSENYWLKLRFFNNNLGAARSIHSTAQLSRDYYDLLGVSKSATAPEIKKAYYGLAKKLHPDTNKDDPEAEKKFQEVQKAYEVLKDEVKRQQYDQLGHEAFEHAGNGEGPGFDPFGDSFHDIFKNSDIFNIFNSDMGGEDVKATIELSFMEAVQGCTKTMSIMTDLGCNTCGGTGVPPGTKPQTCKRCRGSGMVVSQAGHVTLQSTCPNCGGTGKIVSSLCKSCKGRRVVRGTKTVKLNVMAGVGHDETIKMPRNGGVDPDGNQHGDLYVKIKVREDPVFRREGADIHVDATLSITQAILGGMIRVPTLTGEVVVKVRPGTQPGQKVVLKKKGIKVRNSFSLGDEYVHFKVSIPTNLTERQRQLVEELAKEERGKDDKEDEDDKEEAAVASA, encoded by the exons AT GAGTTTCAGCACCTCGCGGTCCTATCAATCCAGTGTTCCTTCGAATTCCAAATTAGGAAATG CGGGCAGCGAGAATTATTGGCTGAAGCTGCGATTTTTCAATAATAATTTGGGTGCAGCGAGATCAATTCACAGCACTG CTCAATTGTCTAGAGATTATTATGATTTACTTGGAGTTAGTAAAAGTGCAACTGCTCCAGAAATCAAGAAAGCTTATTATGGG CTTGCAAAGAAGTTACATCCAGATACAAATAAGGATGATCCAGAAGCTGAAAAGAAGTTCCAAGAAGTTCAGAAAGCATATGAG GTCTTGAAAGATGAAGTAAAGCGGCAGCAATATGATCAG CTTGGGCATGAGGCTTTTGAACATGCTGGTAATGGTGAAGGTCCTGGGTTTGATCCATTTGGAGATTCTTTCCATGATATATTCAAAAACTCTGAT ATTTTCAACATCTTCAATAGTGACATGGGTGGCGAGGACGTGAAG GCTACGATTGAACTTTCCTTTATGGAAGCCGTCCAGGGTTGCACCAAAACAATGTCAATCATGACGGATTTGGGTTGCAATACTTGTG GTGGAACTGGTGTTCCTCCAGGGACCAAGCCACAAACTTGTAAACGCTGTAGAGGTTCTGGCATG GTTGTATCCCAAGCTGGGCATGTAACACTACAATCTACTTGTCCAAACTGTGGAGGAACTGGAAAAATTGTATCG AGCTTATGCAAGTCTTGCAAGGGTAGGCGGGTAGTCAGAGGCACAAAAACTGTGAAGTTGAATGTCATGGCAG GGGTGGGCCATGATGAGACTATTAAGATGCCGAGAAATGGGGGAGTGGATCCTGATGGAAATCAGCATGGCGATCTTTATGTTAAGATCAAG GTCAGAGAAGACCCAGTATTTCGTAGAGAAGGTGCCGATATCCATGTTGATGCAACATTGAGCATCACTCAG GCAATTTTGGGAGGAATGATTCGGGTTCCAACTCTGACTGGAGAAGTTGTCGTAAAG GTACGCCCTGGCACTCAACCTGGACAGAAGGTTGTTTTGAAGAAAAAAG GGATCAAAGTAAGAAACTCGTTTTCCCTTGGAGATGAATACGTCCACTTTAAAGTTAGCATTCCAAC AAACTTGACCGAAAGGCAACGCCAATTGGTGGAGGAGCTTGCTAAGGAAGAGCGAGGGAAAGATGATAAAGAAGACGAAGATGATAAAGAAGAGGCAGCAGTTGCAAGTGCTTGA